In Ktedonobacteraceae bacterium, one genomic interval encodes:
- a CDS encoding GAF domain-containing protein — MEAKIQSPTLEQSTIVERVARIVSSVRGAKANYAHLASELEPAIPFDILGIALLRHDRQAVRVTVCQRKGNSWVAHYHQHPLADSMVERILNMQRPSSPADLDQAGKSVAGLIIQQYPAGLDGSPAQCGDALSGNPHLRATLIAPLVVADRILGTFELGSTRINAYDDETLRRLISAVARVLAAAIESAQVGGSVEIQDRQRQELKDVSSALTSDMDLSAILNRIVAGIAKALHGASAIIIYERQTGRLRLQAQSGLNTTLLEAVIEQEVASSEQSILGYALLKGSPTVSQNIAEDERFPLSSGFASKLQVHSMFAYPLVIGSTVYGVLLLCSPEPGGFTPLKADILSLFASQASIAIHHDILLQYYYQDVGNEDRRLQLERAAILTEIEAALVRIGILGDSSADSGNAGDTLDFNQSPAKDPSFSQFNGPATGYLIEPLFIVDLTGRCLYVTPTAEAFCHRRLLAPTSPLIESVAGVLRPASYISLEEAFTILLPRIRNAGEVREYLQAFAVEGPGADNDLISMQSEGNHQNRHLVPDAWASHILRCVIAAEPIRQATSADFGTLDDQTAPADDLSWLDEPGDLERASGRPAQNDAPSDRHYRLKRYPLYNAHGRLIANALQAQDITEQVRDEKNRSALLSAVSHELRTPLTTIKAAVTGLMQPGIEFDETMLHEILEEIDSQTDQLDTLVNALIDMSRIRMGALILDKEWCDVREIVHVTLSRMRHVLDGRAVRTLFQPQLPLIQADYVQLGRVFSNLIENAARYSPPGSEIVISLDMVTYHDLRDAAVPLDESGAGNTLGILRFTQNDMPSHAILSETKNPKLSQGSMPSRDGAFLRAQVIDHGSGVPECERERIFKPFYSFDPKNSGLGLAICRGIIEAHQGSIWVEQMPGGGSCFVFVLPNISS; from the coding sequence ATGGAGGCGAAAATACAATCGCCTACATTGGAGCAATCTACTATCGTCGAGCGTGTTGCTCGCATCGTCTCCAGTGTACGCGGGGCGAAGGCAAATTATGCCCATCTGGCCTCAGAATTAGAGCCCGCTATCCCTTTTGATATCCTTGGGATCGCACTGCTGCGTCATGATCGTCAGGCTGTGCGCGTCACCGTCTGTCAGCGCAAGGGGAATAGCTGGGTTGCTCACTATCACCAGCATCCACTCGCGGATTCGATGGTTGAGCGTATTCTAAACATGCAACGGCCCTCTTCTCCAGCAGACCTCGACCAGGCAGGCAAGAGCGTGGCCGGGCTGATTATCCAGCAGTATCCGGCCGGCCTGGATGGTTCGCCGGCACAGTGTGGTGATGCCTTGAGCGGTAATCCTCACCTGCGCGCAACTCTCATCGCTCCTCTTGTGGTAGCAGATCGCATCCTCGGCACGTTTGAACTCGGCAGTACCCGCATCAATGCGTATGACGATGAAACCTTGCGCCGTCTCATTAGCGCCGTGGCCCGCGTACTGGCCGCAGCCATAGAAAGCGCCCAGGTTGGTGGCAGCGTAGAGATTCAAGACCGGCAGCGCCAGGAACTTAAAGACGTTTCGAGCGCGCTTACTTCCGATATGGACCTTTCCGCCATCCTCAATCGTATCGTCGCCGGTATCGCCAAAGCCTTGCATGGTGCTTCAGCAATTATCATATATGAGCGGCAGACCGGACGTTTGCGCCTCCAGGCCCAGTCGGGGCTGAATACAACTCTCCTGGAAGCGGTCATTGAACAAGAAGTAGCTTCTAGCGAGCAATCTATTCTTGGTTATGCGCTACTCAAGGGCTCGCCCACCGTCTCACAGAATATCGCTGAGGATGAACGCTTTCCGCTCAGTTCTGGTTTCGCATCGAAGCTCCAGGTTCACTCGATGTTCGCCTATCCGCTTGTGATTGGCTCGACCGTCTATGGTGTGCTCTTGCTCTGCTCGCCCGAACCGGGTGGATTCACACCTCTCAAAGCCGATATTCTCTCACTCTTCGCAAGTCAGGCCAGCATTGCCATCCATCATGACATCCTCCTGCAATACTATTACCAGGATGTGGGTAATGAAGACAGGCGACTCCAGCTAGAGCGAGCGGCTATCCTTACAGAGATCGAAGCCGCTCTTGTCAGAATAGGAATTTTGGGGGATAGCAGCGCAGACTCTGGCAATGCTGGCGATACGCTCGATTTCAATCAATCGCCAGCGAAAGATCCATCTTTTTCTCAATTCAACGGGCCGGCCACAGGCTATCTAATTGAACCCCTCTTCATCGTTGATCTCACCGGGCGTTGTCTGTATGTGACACCGACTGCGGAAGCGTTTTGTCACAGGCGATTGTTGGCGCCTACCAGTCCATTAATAGAGAGCGTGGCGGGAGTGTTGCGTCCTGCCTCTTACATCTCCTTAGAAGAGGCATTCACCATCTTATTGCCCCGTATACGCAATGCCGGTGAGGTGCGAGAATATCTCCAGGCATTTGCGGTTGAGGGTCCCGGCGCCGATAATGACCTGATAAGCATGCAAAGCGAGGGAAATCACCAGAACAGGCATCTTGTGCCGGATGCCTGGGCGTCGCATATATTACGCTGCGTCATCGCCGCGGAACCAATCCGGCAAGCAACTTCTGCTGATTTCGGAACCCTTGACGATCAAACAGCGCCCGCGGATGATCTGTCCTGGCTTGATGAACCCGGTGATCTGGAGCGAGCATCGGGTAGGCCAGCGCAAAATGATGCTCCTTCGGATCGTCACTACCGGTTGAAGCGCTATCCGCTCTATAATGCACACGGCCGGTTGATAGCGAATGCCCTGCAAGCGCAAGATATCACCGAGCAGGTACGCGACGAAAAAAATCGCTCGGCGCTACTTTCCGCCGTTTCACACGAGTTGCGCACCCCGCTTACAACCATCAAAGCGGCCGTCACCGGGCTTATGCAGCCAGGTATCGAATTTGATGAAACCATGCTGCATGAGATACTTGAAGAAATTGATTCCCAGACCGATCAGCTTGATACGCTTGTCAACGCGCTGATAGACATGTCGCGCATCCGGATGGGAGCGCTGATCCTGGATAAAGAATGGTGCGATGTGCGGGAGATAGTGCATGTCACACTTTCTCGCATGCGGCATGTACTGGATGGCCGGGCCGTGCGCACGCTCTTCCAACCGCAATTACCGCTCATTCAAGCTGACTACGTACAACTGGGGCGCGTCTTCAGTAACCTGATCGAAAATGCGGCTCGCTATAGTCCACCCGGCTCAGAGATAGTCATCTCACTTGACATGGTTACGTATCATGATCTACGAGATGCCGCTGTTCCGCTCGACGAATCAGGCGCAGGGAACACATTAGGGATTCTTCGTTTCACTCAGAATGACATGCCCAGCCATGCCATTCTGAGTGAAACGAAGAATCCGAAGCTATCTCAGGGAAGCATGCCCTCCAGGGACGGAGCCTTTTTACGCGCTCAAGTAATCGATCATGGAAGCGGTGTGCCGGAGTGCGAGCGCGAGCGCATTTTCAAGCCTTTTTATAGTTTCGATCCCAAGAATAGTGGACTTGGGTTAGCTATCTGTCGTGGCATCATTGAAGCTCACCAGGGTAGCATCTGGGTAGAGCAAATGCCAGGTGGAGGTTCATGTTTCGTCTTTGTGCTGCCAAATATCTCATCGTAG
- a CDS encoding response regulator transcription factor — MKTRRKCILVVDDDPPIQRILRRNLMMSGYDVLIAEDGKEAVEIVRMHQPDLILLDLWLPGEIDGLGVCRRVRQWTQTPIIILSARKEEKQKVEALDLGADDYLTKPFSNDELQARVRACLRRAAGTAEPGNQQQPDILQTEDGYLSMNTARRQVLVGSHEVKLTPTEFELLRQLMLHAGKVLTHRVLLRSVWGPEYGEEADYLRVYVRQLRVKVEETPSDPRYIITEPGVGYVFQAQVRTLQQTGMPWNERPEIVPGEQGTGNVPGGAAAFTNSLSNDTHVILSEVKNLGSLPEREIG, encoded by the coding sequence ATGAAAACCAGGAGAAAATGCATACTCGTCGTCGATGATGATCCGCCTATACAGCGCATTTTGCGCCGAAATCTCATGATGAGCGGTTATGATGTCTTGATTGCAGAGGATGGCAAAGAAGCAGTAGAAATTGTGCGCATGCATCAACCAGACCTTATTCTACTCGACCTCTGGTTGCCGGGTGAAATAGATGGACTGGGTGTATGCAGGCGAGTTCGTCAATGGACGCAGACGCCTATAATCATCCTGTCTGCTCGCAAAGAGGAAAAGCAGAAAGTAGAGGCTCTCGACCTGGGTGCTGATGATTATTTAACCAAGCCTTTCAGCAATGATGAGCTACAGGCGCGCGTGCGCGCCTGCCTCAGGCGAGCCGCGGGAACTGCGGAACCAGGGAACCAGCAACAACCCGATATTTTACAGACTGAAGACGGTTATTTAAGTATGAATACGGCACGCCGTCAGGTACTGGTTGGCAGTCACGAGGTCAAACTGACGCCGACCGAGTTCGAGTTATTACGACAGCTCATGCTGCACGCGGGTAAGGTTCTAACCCATCGTGTGCTGCTGCGCTCCGTCTGGGGGCCCGAGTACGGTGAGGAAGCTGATTATCTGCGCGTCTATGTGCGACAGCTACGGGTGAAGGTCGAGGAAACGCCCTCGGACCCGCGCTATATCATTACCGAGCCGGGAGTTGGGTATGTCTTTCAAGCTCAGGTACGGACTCTGCAACAAACAGGCATGCCCTGGAATGAGAGACCTGAAATAGTACCTGGAGAGCAGGGAACGGGAAATGTGCCAGGTGGCGCAGCGGCTTTTACAAATTCGCTATCGAATGATACACATGTCATTCTGAGCGAAGTGAAGAATCTCGGTTCCTTACCTGAAAGGGAGATCGGCTAA
- a CDS encoding response regulator produces the protein MIEPTVLVVDDSPTVRKIVQMTLQREHIRVITAGDGLSALTSVADEMPALILLDIQLPRMDGYHICQIIRKNLQFRTIPIIMLSGKDGLFDKMRGRLAGSTEYLTKPFDTAELIHTVKKHLVDWQARMPPQQEGMRTRLRRRG, from the coding sequence ATGATCGAACCGACGGTATTAGTGGTTGACGATAGTCCCACTGTGCGGAAAATTGTGCAAATGACGCTACAGCGTGAGCATATCCGGGTCATTACTGCCGGCGATGGACTGAGCGCTCTCACCTCAGTGGCGGATGAAATGCCTGCCCTCATCCTCCTCGATATCCAGTTGCCTCGTATGGATGGGTACCATATTTGCCAGATAATACGCAAAAACTTGCAGTTTCGCACAATACCTATTATTATGCTCAGTGGGAAAGATGGTTTATTCGACAAGATGCGGGGTCGGCTTGCCGGATCAACCGAATATCTTACGAAGCCCTTCGACACGGCTGAATTGATCCACACGGTCAAGAAACATCTTGTGGATTGGCAAGCACGCATGCCCCCACAACAGGAAGGTATGCGAACCCGCCTCAGACGACGTGGATAG
- a CDS encoding response regulator translates to MPGQKVLVVDDSWTELTMIAAPLRNNGFEVVTALDGDEALEKVFRERPQCIVLDVVLPKQNGFQLCRRLKSLEASKHIPIILLTSKNTPLDKSWGLRQGADMYMTKPFSEDELVSNVRRLT, encoded by the coding sequence ATGCCAGGGCAGAAGGTACTCGTAGTTGATGATAGTTGGACAGAGTTGACGATGATTGCGGCTCCTCTGCGCAATAACGGCTTTGAGGTAGTCACCGCCCTTGATGGCGATGAGGCCCTTGAAAAAGTCTTCAGGGAACGCCCGCAATGTATCGTACTGGACGTAGTCTTGCCCAAACAAAATGGATTTCAACTGTGTCGCAGACTCAAAAGCCTGGAAGCAAGTAAGCACATACCGATTATTTTATTGACCAGCAAGAACACGCCTCTTGACAAATCCTGGGGGTTGCGACAGGGCGCTGATATGTACATGACGAAGCCTTTTAGCGAAGACGAGCTGGTTAGTAATGTCCGTCGACTGACATAA
- a CDS encoding methyl-accepting chemotaxis protein — translation MNDRNTGGMTISSLLFTGLIVSVAIPVALIIVLGILAHSSSPVFVYVDALCAVGVLLGVLVVNYFIKRKIQDRLLALIDICRSYAGGDRTVRATVTGDDEFAMLAMSLNTLLDSQGFVSGAVASGGSGSDAAALQAQIEKLLQEVSAVGDGDLRVQAEVTPDTLGVLADSFNYMIEELAKVVGRVQATAVQVTNATRRILDRSAELAQASETQVTQISQTTQAVEALAVFIQNVARNAQLSTEAAQEALRNADSGQQAVRQSIQGMTVIRENVQETSKKIKRLGERSNEIGEIVRIIEDIADQTNLLALNAAIQSAMAGEHGRGFAVVADEIRLLAERSTESTKRIATLVKSIQGDTFEAVVAMEDSTQEVVKGSQLADDAGRALNSIYAAVERQAQMIESIARAAVEQASVSESVAVAMGQISEITRQTNAGTQEAAMSVSYLSELVDQLRASVSTFRLPERNNEMVEVFPAMSSGVPALTAASTSGEHYFQQDMDVNRDWNQGFSSDFLPVPQAPEAGHSGPFQFAFNNQQEFSNPPGFPTPPQSNGQQAPSPNGQQFGSYQAGMAGQRGPQFGSQPQPQGLPGQPFGSYPSFDRMGSFDSQPGFDAQQQFGPVPDSGSGMRNDGNQSQPLFPPAGQNPGMQQQQGQSVVTPRPRWRTPQQGQASFGQDQVPFPNNGFGQ, via the coding sequence ATGAATGATCGCAATACTGGCGGAATGACAATTAGCTCGCTCTTGTTTACAGGGCTTATCGTTTCAGTTGCCATTCCGGTCGCTCTAATTATTGTCCTCGGCATACTGGCCCATAGCAGTTCACCGGTATTTGTGTATGTGGATGCGCTCTGTGCTGTAGGGGTATTGCTGGGTGTCCTGGTGGTGAATTATTTTATTAAGCGCAAAATCCAGGACCGTCTTCTGGCGCTGATAGATATCTGCCGCAGCTATGCTGGGGGAGACCGTACCGTTCGTGCTACGGTCACCGGTGATGATGAATTCGCTATGCTGGCGATGTCTCTCAACACGCTTCTTGATAGCCAGGGCTTTGTCTCAGGCGCTGTCGCCTCCGGTGGTAGTGGCAGCGATGCGGCAGCTTTGCAGGCGCAGATTGAGAAATTGCTACAGGAAGTCAGCGCCGTTGGTGATGGTGACCTGCGCGTACAGGCCGAAGTGACGCCAGATACCCTGGGTGTACTGGCCGATTCCTTCAACTACATGATCGAAGAGCTTGCGAAGGTCGTTGGACGCGTGCAGGCGACTGCCGTACAGGTGACGAATGCTACCCGTCGTATCCTGGATCGCTCGGCTGAACTGGCGCAGGCCTCTGAAACACAGGTGACGCAGATTTCGCAGACTACCCAGGCAGTAGAAGCCCTGGCCGTCTTTATCCAGAATGTGGCCCGCAATGCTCAGTTGAGTACCGAAGCAGCGCAGGAAGCGTTGCGTAACGCCGATTCCGGTCAGCAAGCGGTACGTCAATCAATCCAGGGTATGACGGTTATTCGCGAGAACGTCCAGGAAACTTCTAAGAAGATCAAGCGACTTGGCGAGCGCTCGAATGAAATCGGTGAAATCGTGCGTATCATCGAAGATATCGCCGATCAGACAAACCTGCTTGCGCTCAACGCTGCCATCCAGTCCGCCATGGCAGGTGAGCATGGACGAGGATTTGCTGTAGTCGCCGATGAAATCCGCCTGCTTGCTGAACGCTCAACCGAATCAACGAAGCGTATTGCCACACTGGTCAAGAGTATTCAGGGCGATACGTTTGAAGCGGTCGTCGCAATGGAAGATAGCACGCAGGAAGTGGTCAAGGGTTCGCAACTTGCTGACGACGCCGGACGCGCGCTCAACTCGATTTATGCTGCTGTAGAACGCCAGGCGCAAATGATTGAGAGTATTGCACGGGCCGCTGTCGAGCAGGCCAGTGTCTCCGAAAGTGTCGCTGTCGCTATGGGTCAGATTTCCGAGATCACCAGGCAGACCAATGCCGGAACCCAGGAAGCTGCGATGAGCGTTAGCTATCTTTCCGAACTGGTCGATCAATTGCGTGCCTCGGTCTCCACCTTCCGCCTACCGGAGCGCAACAACGAGATGGTTGAGGTATTCCCAGCCATGTCATCCGGCGTACCGGCCTTGACCGCCGCCAGCACCAGCGGAGAGCATTACTTCCAACAAGATATGGATGTGAATAGAGATTGGAACCAGGGCTTTTCCTCCGATTTCCTGCCGGTTCCGCAGGCGCCAGAGGCGGGACATTCCGGGCCCTTCCAATTCGCGTTTAATAATCAGCAGGAATTCTCCAATCCGCCGGGTTTCCCGACTCCTCCCCAATCAAATGGGCAGCAGGCACCATCTCCTAATGGTCAGCAATTTGGGAGCTACCAGGCAGGTATGGCGGGACAGCGAGGACCCCAATTCGGGAGCCAGCCCCAGCCGCAGGGCCTTCCCGGCCAGCCGTTCGGATCTTATCCGTCTTTTGACAGGATGGGTAGTTTCGATAGCCAGCCCGGGTTCGATGCCCAGCAGCAATTTGGTCCCGTACCCGATTCCGGCTCCGGCATGCGAAATGATGGCAATCAAAGCCAGCCACTATTTCCGCCTGCCGGTCAGAATCCAGGCATGCAACAGCAGCAGGGGCAATCGGTCGTAACGCCTCGCCCGCGTTGGAGAACTCCTCAACAGGGTCAAGCATCATTTGGACAGGACCAGGTTCCATTCCCTAACAATGGATTTGGACAGTAG
- a CDS encoding chemotaxis protein CheW, translating to MLQPDARQWSQPAGSTPRRGRFTDPNADSSALSSPASDVARRSGSSAGLPSLPFVVETLPGNPNAAADLAMVAAEPVEAGDQYLVFTLLGQEFALKAEHIEGVERLADVTPVPNVASWVSGVINLRGSIASVVDLRAFLGLERLPYNPRTRLLSVECNEMVICLVVDSVSDMLPIAPSTIAAVSRQNNVPYWIAPYAVGSVNLGKRAIVILDAARLLFSEKMQHYS from the coding sequence ATGTTGCAGCCTGATGCAAGGCAATGGTCGCAGCCAGCCGGTTCAACACCCCGTAGGGGCCGATTTACCGATCCCAACGCCGATTCATCGGCCTTGAGTTCGCCCGCCTCTGATGTGGCACGCCGGAGTGGAAGTTCTGCGGGCTTGCCATCGCTTCCTTTCGTCGTGGAAACCCTACCCGGTAATCCTAACGCGGCTGCGGATCTTGCAATGGTCGCTGCTGAGCCGGTTGAGGCGGGTGACCAGTATCTTGTCTTCACCTTGCTTGGGCAGGAGTTTGCACTGAAAGCAGAGCACATCGAGGGCGTTGAGCGCCTGGCAGATGTGACACCTGTTCCCAATGTTGCATCCTGGGTCAGCGGCGTCATAAATTTGCGTGGCTCTATTGCCTCTGTCGTCGATCTGCGTGCGTTTCTAGGGCTTGAACGGCTCCCGTATAATCCACGGACGCGCTTATTATCGGTTGAATGTAATGAGATGGTGATTTGCCTGGTGGTAGACAGCGTGAGTGATATGCTTCCTATTGCTCCTTCCACTATTGCCGCTGTTTCGCGTCAGAATAATGTTCCGTATTGGATCGCTCCCTATGCTGTGGGGAGTGTCAATTTAGGCAAGCGAGCTATCGTCATTTTAGATGCGGCTCGTCTGCTGTTCTCTGAAAAAATGCAGCACTATTCTTAA
- a CDS encoding DUF4388 domain-containing protein: MELQDQIMDGDLQTLGLQSILKMLALSGKTGTLFVHSGPETISIGLRKGQIMAVRENESTQYDLLGMLCLINKLDPPRAQSVREMAKGNMQVALALLVENNWMSRDEMQRRLEFAITQTISHALRWVNGRFSFHRQLIAMESRMEPLDVDTVLLEALRQADEWEEMRQTTLTRTSVARWLPEVNKDVRNLGLSQEHIEVLCLSNGEISLQAMALVLMMPEARIARIMTHLLELRLIEVVDTALEAELQQDLSNIIIMCQHTLAQQRQNLTPEQHLLGLIKTLSQCINGLLIHHGKYAKALRGRGQLPVPEIVRYLERRFSQPLQLLSKQQYAILETANFVNGQLDCTEILNLNKLVKGEKLEEFYWEAVLGLATFLRTVFATLLNDEVGNSHTGRQLNVVWKTFLSEIDQEIQQYQLYRANQHMQQARNRRNEGTFQAGPGVPLPGVSGVSQGQNDLPWSSETQRRLM, encoded by the coding sequence ATGGAGCTGCAAGATCAAATTATGGATGGAGACCTGCAAACGCTTGGGCTCCAATCGATCCTGAAGATGCTCGCGTTGAGTGGTAAAACTGGAACATTATTCGTACATTCCGGGCCAGAAACCATCTCTATCGGCCTGCGTAAGGGTCAGATCATGGCGGTGCGTGAAAATGAATCCACGCAGTATGATCTGCTTGGCATGCTCTGCCTGATCAATAAGCTGGACCCGCCGCGCGCCCAATCCGTGCGTGAAATGGCAAAGGGCAACATGCAGGTAGCGCTGGCGCTGCTCGTTGAAAACAACTGGATGAGCCGCGACGAAATGCAACGTCGCCTTGAATTTGCCATTACACAAACGATTAGCCATGCATTGCGCTGGGTGAACGGGCGCTTCTCGTTCCACCGCCAGCTCATTGCGATGGAGAGCAGGATGGAACCTCTGGATGTTGATACCGTCTTGTTAGAAGCTTTGCGTCAGGCCGACGAATGGGAAGAGATGAGGCAAACAACTCTCACCCGTACATCGGTCGCGCGTTGGCTGCCGGAGGTCAACAAAGATGTCCGCAACCTGGGGTTGAGCCAGGAGCACATAGAGGTGCTTTGCCTCTCCAATGGAGAAATCTCTTTGCAGGCAATGGCGCTCGTGCTGATGATGCCGGAAGCCCGTATCGCCCGTATCATGACTCATCTGCTTGAACTGCGCCTGATCGAAGTTGTCGATACCGCTCTCGAAGCAGAATTGCAGCAGGATCTTTCTAATATCATTATCATGTGCCAGCATACCCTGGCACAGCAGCGACAAAACCTTACCCCTGAACAACATCTTCTTGGATTGATAAAGACCCTTTCCCAATGTATTAATGGCTTGCTTATCCATCATGGCAAATATGCGAAAGCTCTACGCGGGCGAGGTCAATTACCTGTGCCAGAGATCGTGCGTTACCTGGAACGCCGTTTCTCGCAACCTTTACAGTTGCTATCAAAGCAGCAGTATGCTATCCTCGAAACCGCGAATTTTGTGAATGGTCAGCTTGACTGTACGGAAATCCTGAACCTGAACAAATTGGTCAAGGGGGAAAAGCTAGAGGAATTTTATTGGGAAGCGGTACTGGGCCTTGCCACGTTCTTGCGTACCGTTTTCGCAACCTTATTGAACGATGAAGTCGGCAATTCTCATACCGGTCGCCAGCTCAACGTCGTTTGGAAAACGTTCCTCAGCGAAATTGACCAGGAAATTCAACAGTACCAGCTCTATCGTGCGAATCAACATATGCAGCAGGCGCGAAACCGGCGCAATGAAGGGACGTTCCAGGCAGGCCCTGGCGTGCCCTTGCCCGGTGTATCCGGCGTATCACAGGGTCAGAATGATCTACCCTGGTCATCTGAGACGCAAAGGAGGTTAATGTGA